A genome region from Drosophila simulans strain w501 chromosome 2R, Prin_Dsim_3.1, whole genome shotgun sequence includes the following:
- the LOC6733606 gene encoding F-box/LRR-repeat protein 2, translating into MSGLEYGLHRYDDLPLEIVLKIFSYLGYSDLQAAGSTCQRWHAALDQTEFNQRTRVCFSKVVLSDQLSPGVDLMRCERRFQHFLFEDVTLGQVKELMRFMGRTAQSLALDNVDLNDKQFYGMLGVLPHLHSLSLKRCLPLFMSGSFLDSYNNSCPDLNDLASNLAGIKELTLCENRYLTDAILMRLTSFMPSLEAINMSGCHIAFHNAIHRRFYPATSSSDHVLPSESVLTFKFILTILNLQRRTLRVLNFSHTLIGQALLALCDLNLQLQRLYLAGCRQLNCTTIRNFLATQPQLCALDLSATMCVNDENLAALVQTNPQLEHLKVNGCPSITNAGAIHLAKLKRLKSLDISNCDNLTSSGIIEGIASEENPVIQELNVSYLRIGEECIKAIASNLRCLRSLHLNLCVIGATDEAIQSVIGQLRWLRELSLEHCSGLTDAALTGINISKLEMTRKQSGSQVSSMDNFYPPYSYTLAERDSLAGSLQSIKISLRSKAEDEIFRDARRKQAMLAAYEMNLIREDDFEGHNIQQLRGLRSLNLRGCNKISDVSLKYGLKHIELTRLMLSNCQQISLLGMEAMASSCPSIEELDLSDCYNITDKTIQVVTAKLPRLKALHISGCSQLTEHTLDAIITNCSCLQTLSIYRCRSMYQDLEERLSGVKTLRNLNMDNLTSIDNAEFFRLKKRLDY; encoded by the exons ATGTCTGGCTTAGAGTACGGGTTGCATAGATACGATGACCTGCCGCTGGAG ATTGTTTTGAAGATTTTCAGCTATCTGGGCTACTCGGACCTACAAGCGGCAGGATCCACCTGCCAGCGATGGCATGCGGCGCTGGATCAGACGGAGTTTAACCAGCGCACGCGAGTCTGCTTCTCCAAGGTGGTGCTATCGGATCAATTGAGTCCTGGAGTGGATCTGATGCGCTGCGAGCGGCGTTTCCAGCACTTCCTTTTCGAGGACGTGACACTGGGACAAGTGAAGGAATTGATGCGCTTCATGGGCAGGACCGCTCAGTCTCTGGCTCTGGACAATGTGGATTTGAACGACAAGCAGTTCTACGGCATGCTGGGAGTGCTGCCCCATCTCCATTCGCTGTCGCTTAAGCGCTGTCTGCCGCTGTTCATGTCCGGCTCTTTCCTGGACTCTTACAACAACTCCTGTCCTGATCTAAACGACCTGGCAAGCAATCTGGCCGGCATCAAGGAGCTGACGCTGTGCGAAAACCGGTACCTCACGGATGCCATTCTTATGCGTCTCACATCGTTTATGCCCAGTCTGGAAGCGATCAACATGTCCGGCTGTCACATAGCCTTTCATAATGCTATTCATCGCAGATTTTACCCAGCTACCAGCTCCTCGGATCACGTTTTGCCCAGCGAGTCTGTGCTCACGTTCAAGTTCATCCTCACCATTCTGAACCTGCAGCGACGTACGTTGCGCGTGTTGAACTTTAGTCACACCCTGATTGGCCAGGCTTTGTTGGCCCTCTGCGACCTCAATCTTCAGCTGCAGCGTCTCTATTTGGCCGGATGCAGACAGCTTAACTGCACCACAATCCGGAACTTTCTAGCCACACAGCCCCAGTTATGTGCGCTTGATTTGTCGGCCACAATGTGTGTTAACGATGAGAATCTGGCCGCCTTGGTACAAACTAATCCGCAGCTGGAGCACTTGAAGGTGAACGGCTGCCCGAGCATTACAAATGCTGGTGCCATCCACTTGGCCAAGCTGAAGCGTCTCAAAAGTCTGGACATCTCAAACTGCGACAACTTGACAAGCAGCGGCATCATTGAAGGCATCGCTAGCGAGGAGAATCCAGTAATACAGGAGCTGAACGTGTCATACCTTCGGATCGGCGAGGAATGCATCAAGGCAATTGCCAGTAACTTACGATGTCTGCGATCACTGCACTTGAATCTCTGCGTCATTGGAGCCACCGATGAGGCTATCCAGTCGGTCATCGGCCAGCTGCGATGGCTGCGCGAGCTCTCTTTAGAGCACTGCAGTGGG cTAACCGATGCAGCCCTCACAGGCATAAACATATCCAAGCTGGAAATGACTCGCAAGCAGTCGGGTTCGCAGGTGTCGTCGATGGACAACTTCTACCCGCCGTACTCGTACACGCTGGCGGAACGAGACAGCCTGGCGGGTTCCCTGCAGTCCATTAAGATATCGCTCAGGAGCAAGGCCGAGGATGAGATTTTTCGGGATGCCCGGCGAAAGCAGGCCATGCTGGCCGCCTACGAAATGAACCTGATACGAGAGGATGATTTCGAGGGTCACAACATTCAGCAGTTGCGGGGTCTGCGATCGCTAAACTTGCGCGGCTGCAATAAGATCAGTGATGTATCCTTGAAATATGGGCTGAAGCACATCGAGCTGACGCGGCTGATGCTCTCGAACTGCCAGCAGATTTCGCTGTTGGGCATGGAGGCAATGGCCAGCAGTTGTCCATCGATTGAGGAGCTCGACCTATCCGACTGCTACAACATTACGGACAAGACCATCCAGGTGGTAACGGCTAAGTTGCCCCGCCTGAAGGCACTGCACATCAGCGGTTGCAGCCAGTTGACGGAGCACACGCTGGACGCCATTATCACCAACTGCAGCTGCCTGCAGACGCTGTCAATCTATCGATGTCGGAGCATGTACCAAGACTTGGAGGAGAGACTGTCTGGCGTGAAGACGTTGCGCAACCTGAACATGGACAATCTGACAAGCATCGACAACGCCGAGTTTTTCCGCCTGAAAAAGCGACTCGATTACTGA
- the LOC6733607 gene encoding dynactin subunit 2 — translation MADPKFQNLPGIAYDQPDVYETPDDPELDTSDYYEEEPENEAIERLHISPSVAHKRFSGATVEGSVDFTDRIGRRMCRGYDTRGSSDYELVGQGEKETPVQKCQRLQIEMNELLNEVAALQVDRKVADEEKQSYDAVATVISTARKVLESLKLEQVLGKEQTPGSKQVKALISQVEEFKQSGVLTAIPTPGTDLAATARVASLEQRLSQLEKVVGAHPDKLSRLTAATNTTNVLEAVRHLSTKAALIQPDKLDTIEQRLTSLAGKMDAIAEKSSGSAQDAKRDQKITELYDIAKRTEPVVEILPHVIERMQALEALHKYANNFAKIIAEIEQKQGTITTSLVNNKELLHSVQETFAQNLETINTKVAKVEQRVAAISSAK, via the exons ATGGCCGATCCCAAGTTCCAGAACCTACCGGGAATA GCTTATGACCAGCCGGACGTGTACGAAACTCCCGATGACCCGGAGCTTGATACATCCGACTACTACGAAGAGGAGCCGGAGAACGAAGCCATCGAGCGACTGCACATCTCGCCGAGCGTCGCTCACAAGCGCTTCAGCGGAGCAACGGTCGAGGGGAGTGTGGACTTCACGGATCGCATTGGACGCCGCATGTGCCGAGGATACGATACCCGCGGCTCCAGCGACTACGAGCTGGTCGGCCAGGGCGAGAAAGAGACGCCGGTGCAGAAGTGCCAGCGCCTGCAGATTGAGATGAACGAGCTGCTGAACGAGGTGGCCGCCTTGCAGGTGGACCGCAAGGTAGCCGACGAGGAGAAGCAGTCGTACGATGCGGTGGCCACGGTTATAAGCACGGCCCGAAAGGTGCTGGAGTCGCTGAAGCTGGAGCAAGTGCTGGGCAAAGAGCAGACGCCTGGCAGTAAGCAGGTGAAAGCTCTCATTAGCCAGGTGGAGGAGTTCAAGCAGTCCGGCGTTCTCACGGCCATACCCACGCCTGGCACCGATCTGGCGGCCACGGCCCGCGTGGCCAGTCTAGAGCAGCGACTCTCGCAGCTGGAGAAGGTGGTGGGCGCGCACCCGGACAAGTTGAGCCGCCTTACCGCCGCCACCAACACCACTAATGTACTAGAGGCCGTGCGACATCTCAGCACCAAGGCGGCCCTGATACAGCCCGATAAACTGGATACCATCGAGCAGCGCCTGACCTCGCTGGCCGGTAAGATGGATGCTATCGCCGAAAAGTCCAGCGGCAGTGCCCAAGACGCCAAACGAGATCAGAAGATCACGGAACTGTACGATATCGCCAAGCGCACGGAGCCCGTGGTGGAAATATTGCCGCACGTCATCGAACGCATGCAAGCCCTCGAAGCCCTCCATAAATATG CAAACAATTTCGCCAAGATCATCGCAGAGATTGAGCAGAAGCAGGGTACCATCACCACTAGCCTGGTGAACAACAAGGAGTTGCTGCATTCCGTACAGGAGACTTTCGCCCAGAATCTGGAGACTATCAACACCAAGGTGGCCAAGGTGGAGCAGCGTGTGGCGGCCATTTCGTCTGCCAAATGA